In a genomic window of Weissella tructae:
- the rbfA gene encoding 30S ribosome-binding factor RbfA has translation MAQQNHRVGRLEQEIQREVNDILLKSIRDPRVEDVTITGVQVTGDLQQATIYYSLLSDLASVNQKAAKGLDAASGLIRKELGSRLTIYKTPELKFTKDESVQYGNHIDDLLRQLNNK, from the coding sequence ATGGCACAACAAAACCACCGTGTTGGACGTTTAGAACAAGAAATTCAACGTGAAGTAAATGATATTCTATTGAAGAGTATTCGTGATCCTCGTGTGGAAGATGTAACAATCACTGGGGTACAAGTTACTGGTGACTTGCAACAAGCAACGATTTACTACAGCTTGTTGTCAGACCTTGCATCTGTGAACCAAAAGGCTGCTAAGGGGCTTGATGCTGCTAGCGGACTAATCCGTAAGGAACTTGGTTCACGTCTAACAATTTACAAGACGCCTGAATTGAAGTTCACTAAGGACGAATCAGTGCAATATGGTAACCATATTGATGATTTGTTACGTCAACTAAACAATAAGTAA
- a CDS encoding GNAT family N-acetyltransferase, with the protein MRLRPLEKRDLPHIYKQENARPVMALWFEEPYTSFDELELLYDKHVLDQSERRFVIDIDGEFAGVVELMYIDYLHRNTEIQIIVDTPYQGQGIAQAALESGIEYAFQVINMHKVYLYVDVKNEAAIHIYKKAGFSLEGTLKEHFFAEGQYHDSHMMGLLCADYLANKK; encoded by the coding sequence ATGCGATTACGCCCATTAGAAAAAAGAGATTTACCGCATATCTATAAGCAAGAGAATGCGCGTCCAGTCATGGCTTTGTGGTTTGAAGAACCGTATACGTCATTTGACGAATTAGAATTACTTTATGATAAGCACGTGCTGGATCAATCCGAACGACGTTTTGTCATTGATATTGATGGTGAGTTCGCTGGTGTGGTCGAATTGATGTATATCGATTACTTACATCGTAATACAGAAATTCAAATTATCGTGGATACCCCTTATCAAGGCCAAGGAATTGCCCAAGCAGCACTTGAATCAGGAATTGAATATGCCTTTCAAGTAATTAACATGCATAAGGTCTATTTGTATGTGGATGTTAAAAACGAAGCAGCAATCCATATCTATAAGAAGGCTGGCTTTAGTTTAGAAGGTACTTTAAAAGAACATTTCTTTGCAGAAGGTCAATATCACGATAGTCATATGATGGGCTTGTTGTGTGCAGATTATCTAGCAAATAAAAAGTAG
- the ribF gene encoding riboflavin biosynthesis protein RibF — protein sequence MEIVHLHHPIDHDTIAKEPVVLAMGFFDGLHAGHREVLAVAKAKADELGVKLAVLTYDHHASVVFKTYDAPLQYLTTLPRKLELLAELGVDKTYVMNFTASYSAQAPQTFVDNYIVGLNAQVAVAGFDHTYGQVDADMAHLPMYSHGRFDVIEIPKVLSDGRESASRDARAMLDEGDLPTLNTLLTRPYQTSGTVVHGEARGRELGFPTANIETPNLERLPMVGVYVVRLRVGDTWYPGMASIGYNVTFGENRPKTVEINILDFKQNIYGESVNVEWLQYLRGEVKFTTAENLVTQLHQDEIDTRAYFAKQ from the coding sequence ATGGAGATTGTACATTTACATCATCCAATTGATCATGACACAATCGCCAAAGAGCCTGTTGTATTAGCAATGGGTTTCTTTGACGGATTACATGCTGGACATCGTGAAGTATTAGCAGTTGCGAAAGCTAAAGCGGATGAATTAGGTGTGAAATTAGCTGTCCTAACATATGATCATCACGCCTCTGTTGTATTTAAGACTTACGATGCACCATTGCAGTATTTAACAACATTACCACGCAAGTTAGAATTGTTAGCTGAACTAGGGGTTGATAAAACCTATGTGATGAATTTTACGGCTAGTTATTCAGCACAAGCACCTCAAACATTCGTGGACAATTATATTGTTGGCTTAAATGCGCAAGTAGCGGTTGCGGGATTTGATCACACATATGGTCAAGTGGATGCTGACATGGCCCATTTGCCAATGTACAGTCATGGCCGCTTTGACGTCATTGAAATTCCAAAGGTGCTGAGTGACGGGCGTGAGAGCGCGTCTCGTGACGCACGTGCGATGTTAGATGAAGGTGACCTACCAACATTAAATACACTATTAACACGCCCATATCAAACATCTGGGACCGTTGTACATGGTGAAGCGCGTGGACGTGAGTTAGGTTTTCCTACTGCAAATATCGAAACACCTAATTTAGAACGTCTACCAATGGTCGGGGTATATGTTGTTCGATTACGTGTTGGAGATACTTGGTATCCTGGGATGGCATCAATTGGTTACAATGTGACATTTGGTGAAAATCGTCCGAAAACAGTTGAAATTAATATTTTAGATTTTAAGCAAAATATCTATGGTGAATCAGTTAATGTGGAATGGTTACAATATCTACGTGGTGAAGTGAAATTCACAACTGCGGAAAATTTGGTAACACAATTACACCAAGACGAAATCGATACACGTGCCTATTTTGCAAAACAATAA
- the truB gene encoding tRNA pseudouridine(55) synthase TruB, whose protein sequence is MDGILPVYKETGMTSHDVVFKLRKILHTKKIGHAGTLDPSVDGVLPIAIGKATKTIEFLQMGGKTYTGSVTFGFSTTTEDLDGEIVSYDPLKTPFTEDKIAAAMADLEGDIIQIPPMFSAVKVNGRRLYDYARAGETVERPKRQATIFHFKRTSEILFDEEKGLQTFNFEAKVSKGTYIRTLAVDLGEALGVPAVMSQLTRQSAGGFELAESHSLADIAEKMAEEETLGDWLAPLSQAVAQYPTVELDAETWAKAQNGVGFGREVDDTQAERLVVTFEGDVKSVYTWSDSKQLYRPYRTFKIN, encoded by the coding sequence ATGGACGGAATTTTACCTGTATATAAAGAAACTGGCATGACATCGCATGATGTTGTGTTTAAATTACGTAAGATCTTGCACACTAAAAAAATAGGGCATGCAGGAACATTGGATCCAAGTGTAGATGGTGTATTACCTATTGCAATCGGTAAGGCAACGAAAACGATTGAGTTCCTACAAATGGGTGGAAAGACGTACACGGGTTCAGTGACATTTGGTTTTTCAACAACCACTGAAGACTTAGATGGTGAAATTGTGAGTTACGATCCATTGAAGACACCTTTTACAGAAGACAAAATTGCTGCGGCAATGGCTGATTTAGAAGGTGATATTATTCAAATTCCACCAATGTTTTCAGCGGTTAAAGTGAATGGTCGTCGTTTGTATGATTATGCGCGTGCGGGTGAAACGGTAGAACGTCCTAAGCGTCAAGCAACTATTTTCCACTTTAAGCGTACAAGTGAAATTTTATTTGATGAAGAAAAAGGGCTACAAACATTTAACTTTGAAGCCAAAGTTTCTAAAGGAACTTACATTCGTACATTAGCCGTAGACTTAGGTGAAGCACTAGGTGTACCAGCTGTTATGAGTCAATTAACGCGTCAATCAGCCGGTGGGTTTGAATTAGCTGAAAGTCACTCACTAGCAGATATCGCGGAAAAAATGGCAGAAGAAGAAACATTAGGCGACTGGTTAGCACCATTAAGCCAAGCTGTTGCACAATACCCAACCGTTGAACTTGACGCTGAAACATGGGCAAAGGCACAAAATGGTGTTGGGTTTGGTCGTGAAGTAGATGACACACAAGCTGAACGCTTAGTTGTAACCTTTGAGGGCGATGTGAAGTCTGTTTATACATGGTCTGATAGTAAGCAATTGTATCGACCATACCGAACATTTAAAATTAACTAA
- a CDS encoding DegV family protein translates to MAKVKIVTDSAALISSEEAEKLDITVVPLTVMVDGKIHQDNVTITREEFMTQMAAADNLPTTSQPSLGVFTDAYESVAGDDIEIVSIHLSKGLSGTANAAEQAARMVNADITVVDSDFIDRAEAFQVLAAAEVAANGGSKEEVLAAIKDAHDKTELYLTIADLHNLVAGGRLSKTAGFVAGLINIQIGAHVVEGNINVEVKGRGAKSTKKYLNGVLEEMKAVEAGIKAAHISHADALEKADAFAEELKAAFPDATITVGQTSPTVSTHTGPGALGFSYITN, encoded by the coding sequence ATGGCAAAGGTTAAAATTGTTACAGATTCAGCTGCCTTGATTTCATCCGAAGAAGCTGAAAAGTTGGATATTACCGTTGTTCCACTAACAGTGATGGTGGATGGTAAAATTCATCAAGATAATGTCACGATTACACGTGAAGAATTTATGACGCAAATGGCTGCGGCAGACAACCTACCCACAACATCACAACCATCATTGGGTGTATTTACTGATGCTTATGAGAGTGTTGCTGGCGATGATATTGAAATCGTTTCAATTCATTTGAGCAAGGGATTGTCAGGAACAGCTAATGCGGCTGAACAAGCAGCACGTATGGTCAACGCAGATATCACAGTTGTGGATTCTGATTTTATTGACCGTGCGGAAGCTTTCCAAGTCCTAGCGGCTGCTGAAGTGGCTGCGAATGGTGGATCAAAGGAAGAAGTTCTAGCGGCCATTAAGGATGCGCATGATAAGACAGAATTGTACTTAACAATTGCTGATTTGCATAATTTGGTAGCCGGTGGTCGTTTATCAAAGACCGCAGGATTTGTTGCTGGATTGATTAACATTCAAATTGGTGCACACGTCGTAGAAGGAAACATCAACGTTGAAGTTAAGGGACGTGGTGCTAAGTCTACAAAGAAGTACTTGAATGGTGTGCTAGAAGAAATGAAGGCTGTTGAAGCTGGAATTAAAGCAGCACATATTTCACATGCAGATGCATTAGAAAAGGCAGACGCCTTTGCAGAAGAATTGAAGGCAGCTTTCCCTGATGCAACGATTACTGTTGGGCAAACATCACCAACAGTGTCAACGCACACAGGGCCTGGAGCGCTTGGATTTAGCTACATTACGAATTAA
- a CDS encoding pentapeptide repeat-containing protein codes for MEIKDARLALDELEFGNTYIDCHLTYSNDALRLENITLKHCTFDQSDFSQSEWQDCVISQCDFSQADFSSAIIYRTTFDHTKLMGANFTKSRLNNVQIKNCMADYAIFAEGQWQAVTFDDVRLRDTSFQATKIRQGLIFKGCLLDDADFYETSLKGVDFSQSEFSSLRFSMEQAQGAIMSAEQAVQIALNHGISVL; via the coding sequence GTGGAAATAAAGGACGCCCGTTTAGCATTAGACGAGTTAGAATTTGGGAATACGTACATTGATTGCCATTTGACGTATTCTAACGATGCTTTACGCTTAGAGAATATCACGCTAAAACACTGTACTTTTGATCAAAGTGACTTTAGCCAAAGTGAATGGCAGGATTGTGTCATTTCGCAATGCGATTTTTCACAAGCTGATTTTAGTTCAGCCATTATCTACCGGACAACGTTCGACCATACAAAATTGATGGGCGCAAACTTTACGAAGAGTCGTTTGAACAATGTCCAAATTAAGAATTGTATGGCTGATTACGCCATTTTTGCAGAAGGGCAGTGGCAAGCTGTTACCTTTGATGATGTTCGTTTACGTGATACATCATTTCAAGCAACGAAGATTCGCCAAGGACTTATTTTTAAAGGATGTTTATTAGACGACGCTGATTTTTATGAGACTAGTCTGAAAGGTGTCGATTTTAGTCAAAGTGAGTTTTCATCATTACGGTTTTCAATGGAGCAAGCGCAAGGGGCAATCATGAGTGCCGAACAAGCAGTTCAAATTGCGCTAAATCATGGTATTAGCGTTCTATAA
- a CDS encoding DegV family protein, producing the protein MTLAIVTDSTSYLTEDEVKKFNINVMPIPVIIDNKMYKEGVDFTTDEFYDLLASSAEFPKTSQPATGEWLELFEQLKADGYDEALVISLSSTISGTVNTVASLENAIDGFKVHSYDSKLTVRIMGLLVLKAAQMAEAGKSMDEILTVLNQLTPTIDEYFVVDDLQNLARGGRLSNASAILGSMLRVKPILTFDNESNYIVPFEKVRSMKKALGRAEDLFVQAKEEADYPLHGLVVHGNSLEAGEKFRDAMQEKYPDVPFDLSYFGPVIGTHLGSGAIALAWMREPDSL; encoded by the coding sequence ATGACACTCGCGATCGTGACTGATTCAACTTCATATTTAACAGAAGACGAAGTTAAAAAGTTTAATATCAATGTGATGCCAATTCCTGTTATTATCGACAACAAGATGTATAAAGAAGGCGTTGATTTCACAACTGATGAATTTTATGACCTACTAGCCTCATCAGCTGAATTTCCTAAGACTTCTCAGCCGGCCACAGGGGAATGGTTAGAATTATTTGAACAACTAAAAGCCGATGGGTACGATGAAGCCTTGGTAATTAGTTTGTCATCAACAATTTCTGGAACCGTTAATACAGTTGCTAGTTTAGAAAATGCAATTGATGGATTTAAGGTTCACAGTTATGACTCAAAGTTAACAGTTCGTATTATGGGATTGTTGGTTTTGAAAGCTGCTCAAATGGCGGAAGCTGGGAAGAGCATGGACGAAATCTTAACAGTATTGAATCAATTAACACCAACAATTGATGAATACTTTGTGGTGGATGATTTGCAAAACTTGGCTCGTGGAGGGCGTTTGTCAAATGCATCTGCCATCCTAGGATCAATGTTACGTGTTAAGCCTATTTTGACATTTGATAATGAATCAAATTATATTGTGCCGTTTGAAAAAGTGCGTTCAATGAAGAAAGCGCTTGGACGTGCAGAAGATTTGTTTGTGCAAGCAAAAGAAGAAGCTGATTATCCATTACATGGCCTAGTAGTACATGGTAATAGCCTAGAAGCTGGAGAAAAGTTCCGTGATGCGATGCAAGAAAAGTATCCGGACGTACCATTTGACTTGTCTTACTTTGGACCAGTTATTGGGACTCACTTAGGTTCTGGTGCAATTGCTTTGGCTTGGATGCGTGAACCAGATTCATTGTAA
- the ylqF gene encoding ribosome biogenesis GTPase YlqF translates to MAQIIQWYPGHMAKAFRLMRENMKHVDIVFELVDARIPVSSRNPELDKVLGDKPRLMIMTKTDLADPERTNEWLRYFRQQGMNVVALDTRNHKTPQMITKAARNVLADKWAALAEKGVKDKSIRALVAGIPNVGKSTLLNHLVTKNVAITGDRPGVTKKLQWLKTPTNLELLDTPGVLWPKFEDKRVGQHLAMTGAIKDQLVNLDDIALVTLKFMREYNPQAIVERYHLPEDAFETMSDVDVLLLITKKLGFKDDYNRAAERMLIDLRRGKLGPYTVEVPSDNIGEVQEDAE, encoded by the coding sequence ATGGCACAAATTATTCAATGGTATCCAGGTCACATGGCGAAAGCCTTTCGCTTAATGCGCGAAAACATGAAGCACGTTGATATTGTCTTCGAATTAGTCGATGCACGTATCCCAGTTTCATCACGTAATCCAGAATTAGATAAGGTTTTAGGTGATAAGCCACGTTTGATGATTATGACAAAAACTGACTTGGCAGATCCAGAACGTACAAATGAATGGTTACGTTACTTCCGTCAACAAGGGATGAATGTTGTGGCCCTAGATACACGTAATCACAAGACGCCACAAATGATTACTAAAGCAGCTCGTAATGTCTTAGCTGACAAGTGGGCTGCGTTGGCAGAAAAAGGGGTTAAGGATAAGTCAATTCGTGCATTAGTTGCTGGAATTCCTAACGTTGGAAAGTCAACGCTTTTGAACCACTTAGTAACAAAGAACGTTGCGATTACAGGGGACCGTCCTGGAGTTACAAAGAAGTTACAATGGTTGAAAACACCAACTAACTTAGAATTGCTAGACACACCTGGTGTGCTATGGCCAAAGTTTGAAGATAAGCGTGTGGGTCAACACCTAGCCATGACAGGAGCCATTAAGGATCAACTAGTTAATTTAGATGATATTGCATTGGTAACCCTTAAGTTTATGCGTGAATATAACCCACAAGCAATCGTGGAACGTTACCATTTACCTGAAGATGCATTTGAAACAATGTCAGATGTTGATGTGCTATTGTTGATTACAAAGAAGCTTGGTTTCAAGGATGATTACAATCGTGCAGCCGAACGTATGTTGATCGACTTACGTCGTGGTAAGCTTGGTCCATACACGGTTGAAGTACCATCTGATAATATTGGTGAGGTTCAAGAAGATGCCGAATGA
- a CDS encoding copper homeostasis protein CutC, with the protein MIREIAVADIETIHNAIQAGVERVELSADLSVGGVSPDEDTVAEAVGLTTAANIDLVVMVRPRGGDFVYTHDEITEMIQTLKLYRSLGVHYVTFGALDAQGHLDRCAMVKLLEAAKPMQVVFHMAFDEIPLDYRAQSLEWLARNHVIRVLTHGGPLTDSIDMCLESLKQTIAWTPEGMAILPGGGITFVNAVEIASELGVDEVHGSRIVSF; encoded by the coding sequence ATGATTCGTGAAATAGCTGTAGCGGATATTGAAACAATTCATAACGCAATTCAAGCGGGTGTTGAACGTGTGGAATTAAGTGCTGATCTATCAGTAGGTGGCGTCAGTCCAGATGAGGATACCGTGGCCGAAGCAGTAGGGCTAACGACGGCCGCTAACATTGACTTAGTGGTTATGGTTCGCCCTAGAGGTGGTGATTTTGTGTATACACATGACGAGATTACCGAAATGATTCAAACATTGAAGTTATATCGTTCATTAGGTGTGCACTATGTCACATTTGGTGCATTGGATGCTCAAGGGCATTTAGATCGATGTGCGATGGTGAAGCTATTAGAAGCAGCGAAACCAATGCAGGTTGTCTTTCATATGGCATTTGATGAAATACCACTTGATTATCGGGCACAAAGTCTTGAATGGTTAGCGCGCAATCATGTCATTCGCGTCTTAACACATGGTGGGCCATTAACAGATTCAATTGATATGTGTCTAGAATCATTAAAACAGACGATTGCTTGGACACCTGAAGGAATGGCTATCTTACCAGGTGGTGGCATTACATTTGTTAATGCAGTCGAAATTGCGTCCGAACTAGGTGTTGATGAAGTACACGGAAGTCGTATTGTATCTTTTTAA
- a CDS encoding YozE family protein, with product MHRPFYSWLMTEQNPIAQTDVQQFANGAFYDLQFPKQSQDFDEISNYLEINAPYLHSMTTFDEAWEMYQASEG from the coding sequence ATGCACCGTCCATTTTATAGCTGGTTGATGACAGAACAGAATCCAATTGCACAAACTGATGTGCAACAATTTGCAAATGGCGCATTCTATGACTTGCAATTTCCGAAGCAAAGTCAAGATTTCGATGAAATTTCGAATTACTTAGAGATTAACGCGCCTTATTTACACAGTATGACAACTTTCGATGAAGCTTGGGAAATGTACCAAGCTTCAGAAGGATAG
- a CDS encoding NFACT RNA binding domain-containing protein, whose amino-acid sequence MSFDGLFTHAMVTELNETLAGGRIMKIHQPYPNEVFLVIRNNRKNYPVLLSAHPSLARMQISEIKYKNPQTAPNFAMMLRKHLEGAQLLRIEQVENDRIVRLVISGRNEMGDAEKTVLILEMMGRHSNLFLVDGESDRIIDLIKHVPADQNRVRTLMPGGQYILPPKQDVINPYTDLTGLANLILDIQDTEELAKAIQKRFQGFARDSALELAHVVQQPGDAMAHAQAWLANFETPAPLLMTEAQKMTFVPFKWLTVPGQEQAYPTLSALLDAYFAGKSERDRVNQQASNVLRVVRNELKKNMTKMAKQQKELDAAAGADEFKVKGELLTTYMHQIERGSTSITLPNYYEDNAPLDIALSNQLGPSQNAQRYFTKYNKLKASVKFLNEQRAIAQTEIDYFENLLAQIEIASPKDVEEIRQELVQGGYLREQTKKKQKPQTSQPEKFYATDGTMIEVGKNNLQNERLSMKTSAKSDIWMHTKDIPGSHVIIHSDAPSDDTLTEGAMLAAYFSKARESAHVPVDYLPVRRLRKPNGSKPGFVIFEGQTTITVTPTLAAVEQLRKNKPAE is encoded by the coding sequence ATGTCATTTGATGGTCTATTTACACATGCCATGGTTACCGAATTAAATGAAACACTGGCTGGTGGTCGAATCATGAAGATTCACCAACCATACCCGAATGAAGTGTTTTTGGTAATCCGAAACAATCGTAAGAACTATCCGGTATTGTTGAGTGCGCATCCGTCATTAGCACGTATGCAAATTTCAGAAATTAAATACAAGAACCCACAAACAGCACCAAACTTTGCAATGATGTTGCGTAAGCATCTTGAAGGGGCGCAATTACTACGTATTGAACAAGTCGAAAATGATCGAATTGTGCGTTTGGTAATTTCTGGTCGTAATGAAATGGGTGATGCTGAGAAAACTGTTTTGATTCTAGAAATGATGGGTCGTCATTCAAACTTATTCTTAGTTGATGGTGAATCAGACCGTATTATTGATTTGATTAAGCACGTCCCAGCAGACCAAAATCGTGTGCGTACACTAATGCCAGGTGGGCAATATATTTTACCACCAAAGCAAGATGTGATTAATCCATACACGGATCTAACTGGTTTGGCTAATTTAATTTTAGATATTCAAGATACTGAAGAATTAGCAAAAGCGATTCAAAAGCGTTTCCAAGGATTTGCCCGCGATTCAGCGTTAGAACTGGCGCATGTCGTGCAACAACCAGGTGATGCAATGGCGCACGCACAAGCGTGGTTAGCCAATTTTGAAACACCAGCGCCATTATTAATGACGGAAGCACAAAAGATGACTTTTGTGCCATTCAAGTGGCTAACAGTACCAGGGCAAGAACAAGCCTATCCAACACTAAGCGCACTTTTGGATGCCTATTTTGCTGGAAAGTCAGAACGTGATCGTGTTAACCAACAAGCTTCAAATGTGTTACGTGTTGTGCGTAATGAATTGAAGAAAAACATGACTAAGATGGCTAAACAACAAAAGGAATTAGATGCCGCTGCGGGTGCAGATGAGTTCAAGGTAAAGGGTGAGTTACTAACAACCTACATGCACCAAATTGAACGTGGGTCTACTAGTATTACATTACCTAATTACTACGAAGACAATGCGCCATTAGATATCGCATTGTCTAATCAATTAGGACCATCACAAAATGCGCAACGTTACTTCACGAAATACAATAAGCTAAAAGCATCTGTTAAGTTCTTAAATGAACAACGTGCGATTGCACAAACAGAAATTGATTATTTCGAGAATTTGTTAGCTCAAATTGAAATTGCCAGTCCAAAGGACGTTGAAGAAATTCGACAAGAATTGGTACAAGGTGGTTACTTACGTGAACAAACAAAGAAGAAGCAAAAGCCACAAACGAGTCAACCTGAAAAGTTTTACGCAACTGATGGAACAATGATTGAAGTGGGAAAGAATAACTTACAAAATGAGCGTCTTTCAATGAAAACATCTGCTAAGTCAGATATTTGGATGCACACAAAGGATATTCCAGGATCACACGTTATTATCCATTCTGATGCACCGAGTGATGACACCTTAACCGAAGGGGCTATGTTAGCAGCGTACTTCTCAAAAGCGCGTGAGTCTGCTCATGTACCAGTTGATTATTTGCCTGTTCGTCGTTTGCGTAAGCCAAACGGATCTAAGCCAGGATTTGTTATCTTTGAAGGACAAACAACTATCACCGTAACACCAACCTTGGCGGCAGTTGAACAATTACGTAAAAATAAGCCAGCTGAATAA
- the dld gene encoding D-lactate dehydrogenase encodes MSVVSELYEVVGKKHVITNAAKSLRYRKGYRSGNGPALAVVQPGSLMELWHVLEILHANNIVIIMQAANTSLTEGSVPTTGYDREVVVVNGIRIKGVQLINEGEQVLAFPGTTLFALENTLKPIEREPHSVIGSSTLGATVIGGINNNSGGALVNRGPAYTELSLYARINEDNELTLVNHLGIELGNTPEEIITNLETRNFDVDAVPASEHAAHNKSYRERVRDVDADSPASYNADPNQLYEVSGASGKVAAFAVRLDTFQKEPESMMFYIGTNDTHVLEEIRRQALSEFENMPVSGEYMHRDAYDIAKKYGKDSLVVIDKLGTDALPFLFGMKATAERMLDHIPVFKPYFPDRLMQKMGVVIPNQLPEQMENYRDQYEHHLQLKMSGAGIQEAREYLQMLFAEAEGDYFECTPAEEKKASLHRFVAAGAAIRYQEVHQTEVDDLLALDIALRRNDDNWFEVLPESLDNKIEHKLYYGHFLSHVMHQDYIIKKGVDPHEVKAEMLEILDQRGAIYPAEHNVGHMYHAAPTLVAHYKKNDPTNSFNPGVGKTTMHKYWQEF; translated from the coding sequence ATGTCAGTAGTATCAGAATTGTATGAAGTTGTTGGGAAGAAACATGTTATCACAAATGCTGCGAAATCATTACGCTACCGTAAAGGGTATCGTTCAGGGAATGGTCCAGCATTAGCAGTTGTACAACCAGGGTCATTGATGGAACTGTGGCATGTACTAGAAATTCTACATGCAAATAACATTGTTATCATTATGCAAGCTGCCAATACAAGTTTGACAGAAGGATCTGTGCCAACTACTGGTTATGATCGTGAAGTTGTTGTGGTTAATGGTATCCGTATTAAGGGTGTTCAATTGATTAATGAAGGAGAGCAAGTACTAGCGTTCCCCGGAACAACTTTGTTTGCGCTTGAAAACACATTGAAGCCAATTGAACGTGAGCCACATTCAGTTATTGGATCTTCAACATTGGGTGCCACAGTTATTGGTGGAATTAACAATAATTCAGGTGGTGCCTTGGTTAATCGTGGACCTGCGTATACTGAATTATCACTATACGCACGTATCAACGAAGACAATGAATTGACACTAGTAAATCACTTGGGGATTGAATTGGGAAATACGCCTGAAGAGATTATTACGAATTTAGAAACAAGAAACTTCGATGTTGATGCAGTACCAGCTTCTGAACATGCAGCACACAACAAGTCATATCGTGAACGTGTTCGTGATGTTGATGCTGACTCACCTGCAAGTTATAACGCTGATCCTAATCAATTGTATGAAGTGTCTGGAGCATCTGGAAAGGTTGCGGCATTTGCGGTGCGTCTAGATACGTTCCAAAAAGAACCAGAATCTATGATGTTCTATATTGGAACCAATGATACGCATGTCTTAGAAGAAATTCGACGTCAAGCATTGAGTGAATTTGAGAATATGCCAGTGTCAGGTGAATACATGCACCGAGACGCATATGACATTGCAAAGAAGTATGGAAAAGACTCATTAGTGGTCATTGATAAGTTAGGAACGGATGCATTGCCATTTTTGTTTGGTATGAAAGCAACGGCAGAACGTATGCTAGACCATATTCCAGTGTTCAAGCCATATTTCCCAGACCGTTTGATGCAAAAGATGGGGGTTGTTATTCCAAATCAATTGCCTGAACAAATGGAAAATTATCGTGATCAATATGAACACCATTTGCAATTGAAGATGTCTGGAGCAGGGATTCAAGAAGCACGTGAATATTTGCAAATGTTGTTTGCAGAAGCAGAAGGTGATTACTTTGAATGTACACCTGCTGAAGAAAAGAAGGCTTCTTTGCACCGATTCGTGGCCGCTGGAGCAGCTATTCGATATCAAGAAGTGCATCAAACTGAAGTTGATGACTTGTTGGCATTAGACATCGCTTTGCGTCGAAATGATGATAATTGGTTCGAAGTATTACCAGAATCATTGGATAATAAAATCGAACATAAATTATACTACGGTCATTTCTTATCACACGTTATGCACCAGGATTACATCATTAAGAAGGGTGTTGACCCACACGAAGTCAAAGCAGAAATGTTAGAGATTCTTGATCAACGTGGCGCTATTTACCCTGCGGAACATAATGTTGGACATATGTACCATGCCGCGCCAACTTTGGTCGCGCATTACAAGAAGAATGATCCAACTAATAGTTTTAACCCAGGTGTGGGTAAGACAACAATGCATAAATATTGGCAAGAATTCTAA